The following are from one region of the Capsicum annuum cultivar UCD-10X-F1 chromosome 1, UCD10Xv1.1, whole genome shotgun sequence genome:
- the LOC107853183 gene encoding uncharacterized protein LOC107853183: MKDLISKRRLVEDETIEVTHHCSAIIKSTYVEKKKDPSAFTISHTIGAFTFAKAFCDLGESANLIPYTIFHKIGLGKPKTTKIKLLMADRSIKKPMGILHDILVKVDMFIFPADFVILDYAMDVENPIILRRPFLATRKAFVDVESGEV; encoded by the coding sequence atgaaggatttgataTCTAAAAGGAGACTTGTGGAGGATGAAACAATAGAAGTGACACATCATTGTAGTGCCATTATAAAAAGCACATATGTGGAAAAGAAGAAGGACCCCAGTGCTTTTACAATCTCACACACCATTGGCGCATTCACATTTGCAAAGGCATTTTGTGATCTTGGAGAAAGTGCAAACCTCATACCTTATACCATATTTCACAAGATTGGATTGGGGAAGCCAAAGACAACCAAAATAAAGTTGCTCATGGCCGACCGATCCATCAAAAAGCCCATGGGAATTCTCCATGATATTCTAGTAAAAGTGGACATGTTCATCTTCCCGGccgactttgttattttggattatgcAATGGATGTTGAAAATCCCATTATCCTTAGGAGGCCATTTTTAGCTACCAGGAAGGCTTTCGTAGATGTGGAGTCCGGTGAGGTTTAG